In Fusarium fujikuroi IMI 58289 draft genome, chromosome FFUJ_chr02, the genomic stretch TCGGTCGAACATCATCAATAATATCTCTGAGGGCGCAGGAAGGATGGAAAATTCGATGCAtgcagaagaaaagacagaTTCAATGGTCAACCTGATGCCAAGCACAATGTAGTAGCCGTATGATTTTCGACAATACTGCGTTATTTTTGTCTTCTTTATGAAATAGATAAGGTGTAAAATTCATTTGATACATACTGATCCGATTCTTTCTTGGGGAAATCTGGTAATATCAGATCTTCACTGCGGCATCACCAGGTGATCCTACAGGTTCCGGTCTAGCCTTCTGTGCTGCAAAGGCGGGTCGGGTCTAACAGACTCACACCCGAGAGAGCTTGTGGAAATCCTCCAATGAGAGCTTACCTAGAAGCTCTTACGAGGAATCAGCTTTTTTACGGTGGTCTGAGGATGTGAGGCGATGATTGACGAAGGTACGGCAAACCGCCAACTGCGCATGTATCGTCTCGGTGAATCCCGACCGAGAAAATACACATTCCTAAGGGCAGCGAGTTGTACAGTGCCTGCTAAATTAGTGGGCGAAGAGGGGGTTTCCCGTAAAGGTATGGACGGGATGAATTGTGTGGGAGCCGTAACGTTAGAGCTCTCTCTAGGTAGGCTACGTACCTATACCTAGgttcccttctcttcagctcaaGCTACAGCCCACTTCGGATATTTGTAACCTTTTGCGGCGATGAAACGAACAAGAGTCAACAAATGccaacaaaaaaaaaagggtcCGAAAGTGATAAATCACAGAGTTGGTGTCTCTCGTGACGAAAGTACTGTATCCGAAGACTATAAGCCACTGTAAAAGTGACTTACAGTGGTAACGTGCAGGGCATGCACGTCATAGGGAATCAATCACTCGTATGTAACCGACTCGAGTAGTAGACGGGAGGGGAGACTCGGTTTCAAGCTGGGCGCACGGAAAATCCCCCTCCATCAGGTTGTCTCATACTTTGGTTAGCATGGGTGATATTTTGCGTGAGCTTATGCAATTTGACAAGACACCCATGTAATCGCACAGCTGTCGCAGTGTATGTTACCTGTAAACAAGAGAAATTCTAGTTATACGATGAATCATTCGGTTAGACGATTGGAAAACAGGCAAATAAATCCCCTGCCATCCATCATGAGTGAGTGAGCTCTTGAGAAAGAggagggagggggaggggcaaGCTCCAGGGTTTTCGGTGGTGACTAAGCCTGTTTGTCCCCATGAGCAAAGAACCTACCTATCGTGCCAGGGTTGGTGCCCTCTACGATCAACCCAATTTCCCATCTTGTGCGGCCGTGACTGTGGCAATTGATCCATACCTTGCCTGGCAGCCGAGAGCTAAGCTGGGTAATTATCTCAAGCTCCCGTCAATGAACATGGATGGGAGGACATGATGCCCGCTCAGCAGACAGAATTTTAGCGGACTCATGGGTCTATCGTGACCAAGCCCAACCCCTCCATGAGGGCCTGGAGCGCCTATTCCTTCAGCGGGTGGCAGAAAACAACTGTGTAGCGGGGTCCTCTTGAGCGGTTGCTGCCCCACCAAAATTGTGAAAAGCCCACTGTCCAaatttttttctttcgtgCTTTAGTGGGGATGCCCTCCGCTAAGTGGTGGGCTGGGTGGTCCAACCTTGCTGCCCGTAGGCTTCTCGCCGAGTGAATCTTGAGGTGCCCaaacctaccttaccttactcCTCCCCGCTCAAAACTCTTccctttcttccctccctctttcttctcctccaaaccTTCTCTCGCCAAAAGGGACGCATAAAGAGTGACAGTGGTTCTCCTCCGGAACTGTCTCTCTTCCATCGTCACTTGAATCGttgccttcttcctctctgaCGGCAATCgcttcttgcttcttccCTTTTTCTGCGGCTCAGATCGCGGGGTGAAAACTTCAACCCCGCTCTGTTCCCACATCAACAACTTGGACTTTTGACATACACATAGTCAGGTCATCCAAACAATACCGCCAAGATGGTTAAGTAAGTAGGCATCGAATCTATCATCGTCTACCTGTCGCCGGCATCACCTTTCCGTCGTCGGCCTCATCACTATCTTATCCTGCACCATCTTCCATGATTGCATACCCCTCCAGCTGCACCATACCCCGCTCGGACTTAAGCCCTCCGTCCTTGCACGACCATGAGCTAACCGCGATGCCTTCACTCACAATAGCTTCACGATCGACGAGATCCGGCAGCTTATGGACAAGCCTACCAATGTCCGTAACATGTCCGTTATTGCCCACGTCGACCACGGCAAGTCTACCCTGACCGACTCTCTTCTCGCCAAGGCCGGTATCATTTCCAccgccaaggctggtgatgcCCGAGCCACAGATACTCGTGCCGACGAACAGGAACGTGGTATCACCATCAAGTCTACTGCCATCTCTCTGTATGGCCAGCTTggtgaggacgacgacgttGCCGATATTGTTGGCCAAAAGACCGACGGAAAGGACTTCTTGATCAACCTCATTGATTCTCCCGGTCACGTTGATTTCTCTTCTGAGGTTACCGCTGCTCTCCGTGTCACTGATGGTGCTCTTGTTGTCGTCGACACCGTCGAGGGTGTCTGTGTCCAGACCGAGACTGTCCTCCGACAGGCCCTTGGTGAGCGCATCAAgcccgtcatcatcatcaacaaggtcGATCGTGCTCTTCTCGAGCTTCAGGTCTCCAAGGAGGATCTGTACCAGTCCTTCTCCCGAACCATCGAGTCCGTCAACGTCATCATTTCTACCTACCTTGACAAGTCTATTGGTGACATCCAGGTCTACCCCGACAAGGGTACCGTTGCCTTCGGTTCCGGTCTGCACGGCTGGGCTTTCACCGTCCGACAGTTCGCTGTCCGATACGCCAAGAAGTTCGGtgttgacaagaacaagatgatGGAGCGTCTCTGGGGCGACAACTACTTCaaccccaagaccaagaagtgGACCAAGAACGGCACCTACGAGGGTAAGCAGCTCGAGCGTGCCTTCAACCAGTTCATCCTCGAccccatcttcaagatcttcgcCGCTGTTATGaacttcaagaaggaggagaccgCCACtctcctcgagaagctcaacctcaagcttccCGCTGAGGACCGTGAGAAGGAGGGCAAGCAGCTCCTCAAGGCTGTCATGCGAACTTTCCTTCCCGCTGCCGACTCTCTCCTCGAGATGATGATTCTTCACCTTCCTTCTCCCGCCACCGCCCAGAAGTACCGTGCTGAGACTCTGTATGAGGGTCCCCCCGATGACGAGGCCGCCATTGGTATCCGTGACTGTGACCCCAAGGGTCCTCTCATGCTTTACGTCTCTAAGATGGTGCCCACCTCCGATAAGGGTCGATTCTACGCCTTCGGTCGTGTCTTCTCCGGTACCGTCCGATCCGGTCTCAAGGTCCGCATCCAGGGTCCCAACTACGTCCctggcaagaaggaggatctcttcatcaaggcTATCCAGCGTACTGTCCTGATGATGGGTGGCAAGGTCGAGCCCATTGACGACATGCCTGCCGGTAACATTGTCG encodes the following:
- a CDS encoding probable elongation factor 2, yielding MVNFTIDEIRQLMDKPTNVRNMSVIAHVDHGKSTLTDSLLAKAGIISTAKAGDARATDTRADEQERGITIKSTAISLYGQLGEDDDVADIVGQKTDGKDFLINLIDSPGHVDFSSEVTAALRVTDGALVVVDTVEGVCVQTETVLRQALGERIKPVIIINKVDRALLELQVSKEDLYQSFSRTIESVNVIISTYLDKSIGDIQVYPDKGTVAFGSGLHGWAFTVRQFAVRYAKKFGVDKNKMMERLWGDNYFNPKTKKWTKNGTYEGKQLERAFNQFILDPIFKIFAAVMNFKKEETATLLEKLNLKLPAEDREKEGKQLLKAVMRTFLPAADSLLEMMILHLPSPATAQKYRAETLYEGPPDDEAAIGIRDCDPKGPLMLYVSKMVPTSDKGRFYAFGRVFSGTVRSGLKVRIQGPNYVPGKKEDLFIKAIQRTVLMMGGKVEPIDDMPAGNIVGLVGIDQFLLKSGTLTTSETAHNLKVMKFSVSPVVQRSVQVKNAQDLPKLVEGLKRLSKSDPCVLTMTSESGEHVVAGAGELHLEICLKDLEEDHAGVPLIISDPVVQYRETVTAKSSITALSKSPNKHNRLYMVAEPIEEELSLAIEAGKVSARDDFKARARVLADDFGWDVTDARKIWTFGPDGTGANLLVDQTKAVQYLNEIKDSVVSGFQWATREGPVAEEPMRSCRFNILDVTLHADAIHRGGGQIIPTARRVLYAASLLAEPALLEPVYLVEIQVPEQAMGGVYGVLTRRRGHVFSEEQRPGTPLFNIKAYLPILESFGFNGDLRQATSGQAFPQSVFDHWQILPGGSPLDSTTKVGQIVTTMRKRKGVKELVPGVENYYDKL